The proteins below come from a single Alosa sapidissima isolate fAloSap1 chromosome 23, fAloSap1.pri, whole genome shotgun sequence genomic window:
- the abi3bpb gene encoding ABI family, member 3 (NESH) binding protein b isoform X2, producing the protein MKVRINATGDTIVMKFLRPNPDVKLEGYILGYGSSMFSKQFIQLPENGEPYETEIDAEPKYLVAVQPIPTNDVKKQCTGKVNLDKPLHLVIGSVTPTSVLLSWGTFVKTPYEGNIMNDCLEDGYYTIRYRERNRKWNYQTCPTSDTVIDNLKPNTPYEFGVRSNKEDRSGMWSKPVIHNTNMGDKSMQKPIKPSRTVIAKPVKPMIAIFPPRPALHNRTQSRLPLLHKPGFPGAPRTSFAPPQNHQETVPGLNSNEPQWPQFPLDTDNHVRNASSQSVDVSPALAQPVPTKSHSSSSSSSTAPNAPSHGDTHRGQTQTRAPSTTQKLHNPSGKNNVRQLASSHPAKPSDSVVVVSARNLTSQGRKPFSPFTNGMRNPYFPRANDSSKIYRRIGDNNPLWQDSKPHVHGGTEQSGPSIVKQHHGPPLRPTIKKTNLVGKPGGMDKVIDLKQDKADILKPKLQPPTPKPAKQAKTTPAPDTNNNRSESWETSSAFSSLPASEVDALGKKRYIAPHVVYKTDKKPEEPCSITTSLTYFPDDEATESNVTAPPRSAPQNLTVVTVEGCPSFIILDWEKTDNDTTEYEVISTTKGPDGEQVSILTTNQTHTAVENLRPESSYEFKVKPKNELGEGPSSEPVSFNTESADPRVSENVSGKDAIWTQFPFKTDSFSECNGKQYVKRTWYRKFVGVQICNSLRYKIYLSDSLTGKFYNIGDQTGHGEDHCQFVDSFLDGRTGSQVPADHLPARSGYYRAMRQEPVNFGHIGGNSHITYVSWYECGTPIPGKW; encoded by the exons ATGAAGGTCCGCATCAATGCCACTGGCGACACCATTGTGATGAAGTTCCTGCGACCCAACCCCGATGTCAAGCTGGAAGGCTACATCCTGGGATATGGCAGCAGCATGTTCTCCAAGCAATTCATCCAGCTACCGGAGAATGGAGAGCCCTACGAGACAGAGATTG ATGCTGAACCCAAGTACTTGGTTGCGGTGCAGCCAATACCAACCAACGATGTCAAGAAACAATGCACAG GTAAAGTGAACCTGGACAAACCCCTCCACCTGGTGATCGGCTCTGTGACACCCACGTCGGTCCTTTTGTCCTGGGGCACCTTTGTGAAGACGCCCTATGAGGGCAACATTATGAACGACTGCCTGGAGGATGG GTACTACACAATCCGCTACAGAGAGAGGAACCGCAAATGGAACTACCAGACCTGCCCCACCAGCGACACTGTGATTGACAACCTGAAGCCTAACACCCCTTATGAGTTTGGGGTCCGCTCCAACAAGGAAGACCGCAGTGGCATGTGGAGCAAGCCTGTCATTCACAACACCAACATGGGAG ACAAAAGCATGCAGAAGCCCATCAAGCCAAGCAGGACCGTTATCGCAAAGCCCGTG AAGCCCATGATAGCTATCTTCCCTCCACGTCCTG CTCTTCACAACAGAACCCAGTCCAGATTACCTCTTCTCCACAAACCAGGCTTTCCTGGAGCTCCCAGGACATCTTTTG CTCCACCTCAGAACCACCAGGAAACTGTGCCTGGCCTGAACTCCAATGAGCCGCAATGGCCACAGTTCCCATTGG acacagacaaccaTGTTAGAAATGCCTCTTCCCAGTCAGTGGACGTATCACCTGCCCTTGCCCAACCTGTGCCCACCAAATcccactcctcttcctcctcctcctctactgccCCTAATGCCCCATCACACGGTGATACACATCGAGGACAGACACAGACCAGGGCACCTAGTACCACACAGAAGCTGCATAATCCCTCGG GTAAAAACAACGTGAGACAACTGGCCTCCTCTCATCCAGCTAAACCGTCTGACTCGGTGGTTGTGGTGTCTGCCAGAAATCTGACGTCTCAAGGCAGAAAGCCGTTCTCTCCCTTCACTAACGGCATGAGAAACCCTTACTTTCCCAGGGCCAATGACTCCTCCAAGATCTACAGGAGAATAGGGG ACAACAACCCTCTGTGGCAGGACAGTAAACCCCATGTCCACGGTGGTACTGAGCAGTCAGGGCCTTCCATTGTGAAGCAGCACCATG GACCACCTCTTCGTCCCACCATCAAAAAGACCAATCTGGTGGGAAAGCCAGGTGGAATGG AtaaagtgattgatctgaaacagGACAAGGCTGATATCCTCAAGCCCAAGCTCCAACCTCCAACACCCAAGCCAGCCAAACAGGCCAAGACAACGCCGGCCCCAGACACAAACA ACAATCGCTCTGAAAGCTGGGAGACTTCTTCAGCTTTTAGTTCACTCCCTGCCTCTGAGGTTGATGCTCTGGGCAAGAAACGCTACATTG CTCCTCATGTTGTTTACAAGACGGACAAGAAGCCGGAAGAACCTTGCTCCATCACCACCTCCCTCACATACTTCCCAGACGACGAAGCCACAGAGTCGAACGTCACGGCCCCACCAAGGTCTGCACCGCAGAACCTCACCGTGGTCACTGTGGAGGGCTGTCCCTCCTTCATCATCCTGGACTGGGAAAAAACGGACAATGACACCACAG AGTATGAAGTCATCTCCACCACCAAAGGGCCTGATGGGGAGCAGGTCTCCATCCTGACCACCAACCAGACGCACACTGCAGTGGAGAACCTTCGGCCAGagagcag CTACGAGTTCAAAGTGAAGCCCAAGAATGAGCTGGGAGAGGGCCCCTCCAGTGAGCCAGTCTCCTTCAACACAGAATcag CGGATCCACGAGTGAGTGAAAACGTCTCAG GAAAAGATGCCATTTGGACACAGTTCCCGTTCAAGACTGATTCGTTTTCTGAATGCAATGGAAAACAATATGTGAAGAGAACCTGGTACCGCAAATTCGTGGGGGTTCAGATCTGCAACTCTCTCAGATACAAGATCTACCTGAGTGACTCTTTGACTG GTAAATTCTACAACATCGGAGACCAGACTGGCCATGGAGAAGACCACTGCCAGTTTGTCGACTCCTTCCTGGATGGCAGAACAGGCTCCCAGGTCCCTGCAGATCACCTACCAGCCAGATCAG GCTACTACAGAGCAATGAGGCAAGAGCCAGTCAACTTCGGTCACATAGGAGGAAACTCTCACATCACTTATGTGTCATGGTACGAATGTGGCACACCTATACCCGGGAAGTGGTAG
- the abi3bpb gene encoding ABI family, member 3 (NESH) binding protein b isoform X4: protein MKVRINATGDTIVMKFLRPNPDVKLEGYILGYGSSMFSKQFIQLPENGEPYETEIDAEPKYLVAVQPIPTNDVKKQCTGKVNLDKPLHLVIGSVTPTSVLLSWGTFVKTPYEGNIMNDCLEDGYYTIRYRERNRKWNYQTCPTSDTVIDNLKPNTPYEFGVRSNKEDRSGMWSKPVIHNTNMGDKSMQKPIKPSRTVIAKPVKPMIAIFPPRPALHNRTQSRLPLLHKPGFPGAPRTSFAPPQNHQETVPGLNSNEPQWPQFPLDTDNHVRNASSQSVDVSPALAQPVPTKSHSSSSSSSTAPNAPSHGDTHRGQTQTRAPSTTQKLHNPSGKNNVRQLASSHPAKPSDSVVVVSARNLTSQGRKPFSPFTNGMRNPYFPRANDSSKIYRRIGANGEHHKGLSLPKPVMWSRLRMGPPLRPTIKKTNLVGKPGGMDKVIDLKQDKADILKPKLQPPTPKPAKQAKTTPAPDTNNNRSESWETSSAFSSLPASEVDALGKKRYIAPHVVYKTDKKPEEPCSITTSLTYFPDDEATESNVTAPPRSAPQNLTVVTVEGCPSFIILDWEKTDNDTTEYEVISTTKGPDGEQVSILTTNQTHTAVENLRPESSYEFKVKPKNELGEGPSSEPVSFNTESADPRVSENVSGKDAIWTQFPFKTDSFSECNGKQYVKRTWYRKFVGVQICNSLRYKIYLSDSLTGKFYNIGDQTGHGEDHCQFVDSFLDGRTGSQVPADHLPARSGYYRAMRQEPVNFGHIGGNSHITYVSWYECGTPIPGKW, encoded by the exons ATGAAGGTCCGCATCAATGCCACTGGCGACACCATTGTGATGAAGTTCCTGCGACCCAACCCCGATGTCAAGCTGGAAGGCTACATCCTGGGATATGGCAGCAGCATGTTCTCCAAGCAATTCATCCAGCTACCGGAGAATGGAGAGCCCTACGAGACAGAGATTG ATGCTGAACCCAAGTACTTGGTTGCGGTGCAGCCAATACCAACCAACGATGTCAAGAAACAATGCACAG GTAAAGTGAACCTGGACAAACCCCTCCACCTGGTGATCGGCTCTGTGACACCCACGTCGGTCCTTTTGTCCTGGGGCACCTTTGTGAAGACGCCCTATGAGGGCAACATTATGAACGACTGCCTGGAGGATGG GTACTACACAATCCGCTACAGAGAGAGGAACCGCAAATGGAACTACCAGACCTGCCCCACCAGCGACACTGTGATTGACAACCTGAAGCCTAACACCCCTTATGAGTTTGGGGTCCGCTCCAACAAGGAAGACCGCAGTGGCATGTGGAGCAAGCCTGTCATTCACAACACCAACATGGGAG ACAAAAGCATGCAGAAGCCCATCAAGCCAAGCAGGACCGTTATCGCAAAGCCCGTG AAGCCCATGATAGCTATCTTCCCTCCACGTCCTG CTCTTCACAACAGAACCCAGTCCAGATTACCTCTTCTCCACAAACCAGGCTTTCCTGGAGCTCCCAGGACATCTTTTG CTCCACCTCAGAACCACCAGGAAACTGTGCCTGGCCTGAACTCCAATGAGCCGCAATGGCCACAGTTCCCATTGG acacagacaaccaTGTTAGAAATGCCTCTTCCCAGTCAGTGGACGTATCACCTGCCCTTGCCCAACCTGTGCCCACCAAATcccactcctcttcctcctcctcctctactgccCCTAATGCCCCATCACACGGTGATACACATCGAGGACAGACACAGACCAGGGCACCTAGTACCACACAGAAGCTGCATAATCCCTCGG GTAAAAACAACGTGAGACAACTGGCCTCCTCTCATCCAGCTAAACCGTCTGACTCGGTGGTTGTGGTGTCTGCCAGAAATCTGACGTCTCAAGGCAGAAAGCCGTTCTCTCCCTTCACTAACGGCATGAGAAACCCTTACTTTCCCAGGGCCAATGACTCCTCCAAGATCTACAGGAGAATAGGGG CCAATGGTGAACACCATAAGGGCCTGTCCCTGCCCAAACCTGTCATGTGGTCCCGCTTGAGAATGG GACCACCTCTTCGTCCCACCATCAAAAAGACCAATCTGGTGGGAAAGCCAGGTGGAATGG AtaaagtgattgatctgaaacagGACAAGGCTGATATCCTCAAGCCCAAGCTCCAACCTCCAACACCCAAGCCAGCCAAACAGGCCAAGACAACGCCGGCCCCAGACACAAACA ACAATCGCTCTGAAAGCTGGGAGACTTCTTCAGCTTTTAGTTCACTCCCTGCCTCTGAGGTTGATGCTCTGGGCAAGAAACGCTACATTG CTCCTCATGTTGTTTACAAGACGGACAAGAAGCCGGAAGAACCTTGCTCCATCACCACCTCCCTCACATACTTCCCAGACGACGAAGCCACAGAGTCGAACGTCACGGCCCCACCAAGGTCTGCACCGCAGAACCTCACCGTGGTCACTGTGGAGGGCTGTCCCTCCTTCATCATCCTGGACTGGGAAAAAACGGACAATGACACCACAG AGTATGAAGTCATCTCCACCACCAAAGGGCCTGATGGGGAGCAGGTCTCCATCCTGACCACCAACCAGACGCACACTGCAGTGGAGAACCTTCGGCCAGagagcag CTACGAGTTCAAAGTGAAGCCCAAGAATGAGCTGGGAGAGGGCCCCTCCAGTGAGCCAGTCTCCTTCAACACAGAATcag CGGATCCACGAGTGAGTGAAAACGTCTCAG GAAAAGATGCCATTTGGACACAGTTCCCGTTCAAGACTGATTCGTTTTCTGAATGCAATGGAAAACAATATGTGAAGAGAACCTGGTACCGCAAATTCGTGGGGGTTCAGATCTGCAACTCTCTCAGATACAAGATCTACCTGAGTGACTCTTTGACTG GTAAATTCTACAACATCGGAGACCAGACTGGCCATGGAGAAGACCACTGCCAGTTTGTCGACTCCTTCCTGGATGGCAGAACAGGCTCCCAGGTCCCTGCAGATCACCTACCAGCCAGATCAG GCTACTACAGAGCAATGAGGCAAGAGCCAGTCAACTTCGGTCACATAGGAGGAAACTCTCACATCACTTATGTGTCATGGTACGAATGTGGCACACCTATACCCGGGAAGTGGTAG
- the abi3bpb gene encoding ABI family, member 3 (NESH) binding protein b isoform X11 has translation MKVRINATGDTIVMKFLRPNPDVKLEGYILGYGSSMFSKQFIQLPENGEPYETEIDAEPKYLVAVQPIPTNDVKKQCTGKVNLDKPLHLVIGSVTPTSVLLSWGTFVKTPYEGNIMNDCLEDGYYTIRYRERNRKWNYQTCPTSDTVIDNLKPNTPYEFGVRSNKEDRSGMWSKPVIHNTNMGDKSMQKPIKPSRTVIAKPVKPMIAIFPPRPALHNRTQSRLPLLHKPGFPGAPRTSFAPPQNHQETVPGLNSNEPQWPQFPLDTDNHVRNASSQSVDVSPALAQPVPTKSHSSSSSSSTAPNAPSHGDTHRGQTQTRAPSTTQKLHNPSGPPLRPTIKKTNLVGKPGGMDKVIDLKQDKADILKPKLQPPTPKPAKQAKTTPAPDTNNNRSESWETSSAFSSLPASEVDALGKKRYIAPHVVYKTDKKPEEPCSITTSLTYFPDDEATESNVTAPPRSAPQNLTVVTVEGCPSFIILDWEKTDNDTTEYEVISTTKGPDGEQVSILTTNQTHTAVENLRPESSYEFKVKPKNELGEGPSSEPVSFNTESADPRVSENVSGKDAIWTQFPFKTDSFSECNGKQYVKRTWYRKFVGVQICNSLRYKIYLSDSLTGKFYNIGDQTGHGEDHCQFVDSFLDGRTGSQVPADHLPARSGYYRAMRQEPVNFGHIGGNSHITYVSWYECGTPIPGKW, from the exons ATGAAGGTCCGCATCAATGCCACTGGCGACACCATTGTGATGAAGTTCCTGCGACCCAACCCCGATGTCAAGCTGGAAGGCTACATCCTGGGATATGGCAGCAGCATGTTCTCCAAGCAATTCATCCAGCTACCGGAGAATGGAGAGCCCTACGAGACAGAGATTG ATGCTGAACCCAAGTACTTGGTTGCGGTGCAGCCAATACCAACCAACGATGTCAAGAAACAATGCACAG GTAAAGTGAACCTGGACAAACCCCTCCACCTGGTGATCGGCTCTGTGACACCCACGTCGGTCCTTTTGTCCTGGGGCACCTTTGTGAAGACGCCCTATGAGGGCAACATTATGAACGACTGCCTGGAGGATGG GTACTACACAATCCGCTACAGAGAGAGGAACCGCAAATGGAACTACCAGACCTGCCCCACCAGCGACACTGTGATTGACAACCTGAAGCCTAACACCCCTTATGAGTTTGGGGTCCGCTCCAACAAGGAAGACCGCAGTGGCATGTGGAGCAAGCCTGTCATTCACAACACCAACATGGGAG ACAAAAGCATGCAGAAGCCCATCAAGCCAAGCAGGACCGTTATCGCAAAGCCCGTG AAGCCCATGATAGCTATCTTCCCTCCACGTCCTG CTCTTCACAACAGAACCCAGTCCAGATTACCTCTTCTCCACAAACCAGGCTTTCCTGGAGCTCCCAGGACATCTTTTG CTCCACCTCAGAACCACCAGGAAACTGTGCCTGGCCTGAACTCCAATGAGCCGCAATGGCCACAGTTCCCATTGG acacagacaaccaTGTTAGAAATGCCTCTTCCCAGTCAGTGGACGTATCACCTGCCCTTGCCCAACCTGTGCCCACCAAATcccactcctcttcctcctcctcctctactgccCCTAATGCCCCATCACACGGTGATACACATCGAGGACAGACACAGACCAGGGCACCTAGTACCACACAGAAGCTGCATAATCCCTCGG GACCACCTCTTCGTCCCACCATCAAAAAGACCAATCTGGTGGGAAAGCCAGGTGGAATGG AtaaagtgattgatctgaaacagGACAAGGCTGATATCCTCAAGCCCAAGCTCCAACCTCCAACACCCAAGCCAGCCAAACAGGCCAAGACAACGCCGGCCCCAGACACAAACA ACAATCGCTCTGAAAGCTGGGAGACTTCTTCAGCTTTTAGTTCACTCCCTGCCTCTGAGGTTGATGCTCTGGGCAAGAAACGCTACATTG CTCCTCATGTTGTTTACAAGACGGACAAGAAGCCGGAAGAACCTTGCTCCATCACCACCTCCCTCACATACTTCCCAGACGACGAAGCCACAGAGTCGAACGTCACGGCCCCACCAAGGTCTGCACCGCAGAACCTCACCGTGGTCACTGTGGAGGGCTGTCCCTCCTTCATCATCCTGGACTGGGAAAAAACGGACAATGACACCACAG AGTATGAAGTCATCTCCACCACCAAAGGGCCTGATGGGGAGCAGGTCTCCATCCTGACCACCAACCAGACGCACACTGCAGTGGAGAACCTTCGGCCAGagagcag CTACGAGTTCAAAGTGAAGCCCAAGAATGAGCTGGGAGAGGGCCCCTCCAGTGAGCCAGTCTCCTTCAACACAGAATcag CGGATCCACGAGTGAGTGAAAACGTCTCAG GAAAAGATGCCATTTGGACACAGTTCCCGTTCAAGACTGATTCGTTTTCTGAATGCAATGGAAAACAATATGTGAAGAGAACCTGGTACCGCAAATTCGTGGGGGTTCAGATCTGCAACTCTCTCAGATACAAGATCTACCTGAGTGACTCTTTGACTG GTAAATTCTACAACATCGGAGACCAGACTGGCCATGGAGAAGACCACTGCCAGTTTGTCGACTCCTTCCTGGATGGCAGAACAGGCTCCCAGGTCCCTGCAGATCACCTACCAGCCAGATCAG GCTACTACAGAGCAATGAGGCAAGAGCCAGTCAACTTCGGTCACATAGGAGGAAACTCTCACATCACTTATGTGTCATGGTACGAATGTGGCACACCTATACCCGGGAAGTGGTAG
- the abi3bpb gene encoding ABI family, member 3 (NESH) binding protein b isoform X7, which translates to MKVRINATGDTIVMKFLRPNPDVKLEGYILGYGSSMFSKQFIQLPENGEPYETEIDAEPKYLVAVQPIPTNDVKKQCTGKVNLDKPLHLVIGSVTPTSVLLSWGTFVKTPYEGNIMNDCLEDGYYTIRYRERNRKWNYQTCPTSDTVIDNLKPNTPYEFGVRSNKEDRSGMWSKPVIHNTNMGDKSMQKPIKPSRTVIAKPVKPMIAIFPPRPALHNRTQSRLPLLHKPGFPGAPRTSFAPPQNHQETVPGLNSNEPQWPQFPLGKNNVRQLASSHPAKPSDSVVVVSARNLTSQGRKPFSPFTNGMRNPYFPRANDSSKIYRRIGANGEHHKGLSLPKPVMWSRLRMDNNPLWQDSKPHVHGGTEQSGPSIVKQHHGPPLRPTIKKTNLVGKPGGMDKVIDLKQDKADILKPKLQPPTPKPAKQAKTTPAPDTNNNRSESWETSSAFSSLPASEVDALGKKRYIAPHVVYKTDKKPEEPCSITTSLTYFPDDEATESNVTAPPRSAPQNLTVVTVEGCPSFIILDWEKTDNDTTEYEVISTTKGPDGEQVSILTTNQTHTAVENLRPESSYEFKVKPKNELGEGPSSEPVSFNTESADPRVSENVSGKDAIWTQFPFKTDSFSECNGKQYVKRTWYRKFVGVQICNSLRYKIYLSDSLTGKFYNIGDQTGHGEDHCQFVDSFLDGRTGSQVPADHLPARSGYYRAMRQEPVNFGHIGGNSHITYVSWYECGTPIPGKW; encoded by the exons ATGAAGGTCCGCATCAATGCCACTGGCGACACCATTGTGATGAAGTTCCTGCGACCCAACCCCGATGTCAAGCTGGAAGGCTACATCCTGGGATATGGCAGCAGCATGTTCTCCAAGCAATTCATCCAGCTACCGGAGAATGGAGAGCCCTACGAGACAGAGATTG ATGCTGAACCCAAGTACTTGGTTGCGGTGCAGCCAATACCAACCAACGATGTCAAGAAACAATGCACAG GTAAAGTGAACCTGGACAAACCCCTCCACCTGGTGATCGGCTCTGTGACACCCACGTCGGTCCTTTTGTCCTGGGGCACCTTTGTGAAGACGCCCTATGAGGGCAACATTATGAACGACTGCCTGGAGGATGG GTACTACACAATCCGCTACAGAGAGAGGAACCGCAAATGGAACTACCAGACCTGCCCCACCAGCGACACTGTGATTGACAACCTGAAGCCTAACACCCCTTATGAGTTTGGGGTCCGCTCCAACAAGGAAGACCGCAGTGGCATGTGGAGCAAGCCTGTCATTCACAACACCAACATGGGAG ACAAAAGCATGCAGAAGCCCATCAAGCCAAGCAGGACCGTTATCGCAAAGCCCGTG AAGCCCATGATAGCTATCTTCCCTCCACGTCCTG CTCTTCACAACAGAACCCAGTCCAGATTACCTCTTCTCCACAAACCAGGCTTTCCTGGAGCTCCCAGGACATCTTTTG CTCCACCTCAGAACCACCAGGAAACTGTGCCTGGCCTGAACTCCAATGAGCCGCAATGGCCACAGTTCCCATTGG GTAAAAACAACGTGAGACAACTGGCCTCCTCTCATCCAGCTAAACCGTCTGACTCGGTGGTTGTGGTGTCTGCCAGAAATCTGACGTCTCAAGGCAGAAAGCCGTTCTCTCCCTTCACTAACGGCATGAGAAACCCTTACTTTCCCAGGGCCAATGACTCCTCCAAGATCTACAGGAGAATAGGGG CCAATGGTGAACACCATAAGGGCCTGTCCCTGCCCAAACCTGTCATGTGGTCCCGCTTGAGAATGG ACAACAACCCTCTGTGGCAGGACAGTAAACCCCATGTCCACGGTGGTACTGAGCAGTCAGGGCCTTCCATTGTGAAGCAGCACCATG GACCACCTCTTCGTCCCACCATCAAAAAGACCAATCTGGTGGGAAAGCCAGGTGGAATGG AtaaagtgattgatctgaaacagGACAAGGCTGATATCCTCAAGCCCAAGCTCCAACCTCCAACACCCAAGCCAGCCAAACAGGCCAAGACAACGCCGGCCCCAGACACAAACA ACAATCGCTCTGAAAGCTGGGAGACTTCTTCAGCTTTTAGTTCACTCCCTGCCTCTGAGGTTGATGCTCTGGGCAAGAAACGCTACATTG CTCCTCATGTTGTTTACAAGACGGACAAGAAGCCGGAAGAACCTTGCTCCATCACCACCTCCCTCACATACTTCCCAGACGACGAAGCCACAGAGTCGAACGTCACGGCCCCACCAAGGTCTGCACCGCAGAACCTCACCGTGGTCACTGTGGAGGGCTGTCCCTCCTTCATCATCCTGGACTGGGAAAAAACGGACAATGACACCACAG AGTATGAAGTCATCTCCACCACCAAAGGGCCTGATGGGGAGCAGGTCTCCATCCTGACCACCAACCAGACGCACACTGCAGTGGAGAACCTTCGGCCAGagagcag CTACGAGTTCAAAGTGAAGCCCAAGAATGAGCTGGGAGAGGGCCCCTCCAGTGAGCCAGTCTCCTTCAACACAGAATcag CGGATCCACGAGTGAGTGAAAACGTCTCAG GAAAAGATGCCATTTGGACACAGTTCCCGTTCAAGACTGATTCGTTTTCTGAATGCAATGGAAAACAATATGTGAAGAGAACCTGGTACCGCAAATTCGTGGGGGTTCAGATCTGCAACTCTCTCAGATACAAGATCTACCTGAGTGACTCTTTGACTG GTAAATTCTACAACATCGGAGACCAGACTGGCCATGGAGAAGACCACTGCCAGTTTGTCGACTCCTTCCTGGATGGCAGAACAGGCTCCCAGGTCCCTGCAGATCACCTACCAGCCAGATCAG GCTACTACAGAGCAATGAGGCAAGAGCCAGTCAACTTCGGTCACATAGGAGGAAACTCTCACATCACTTATGTGTCATGGTACGAATGTGGCACACCTATACCCGGGAAGTGGTAG